In Sporosarcina psychrophila, a genomic segment contains:
- a CDS encoding DUF4183 domain-containing protein: protein MALTLININVNVSGTSTRFFNVLAAPLVVEDGTTVAATTFLDDSGTAATAFPVVTNGYYNFYLNGVLQEGDSYTISATELTFNTVTGSISAGTPLVIEAVELVTVT from the coding sequence ATGGCGCTTACCCTTATTAATATTAACGTGAACGTTTCAGGTACTTCGACGAGGTTTTTTAATGTATTGGCAGCACCTTTAGTTGTCGAAGATGGTACTACTGTCGCAGCAACTACTTTTTTGGATGACAGTGGAACGGCTGCAACGGCTTTTCCTGTAGTAACAAATGGCTACTATAATTTTTATTTAAATGGTGTGTTACAAGAGGGCGATTCGTATACAATTTCTGCAACAGAATTGACCTTTAATACTGTCACCGGCAGTATATCTGCTGGAACTCCATTGGTTATAGAAGCAGTAGAGTTAGTAACAGTAACTTAA
- a CDS encoding ABC transporter permease — protein sequence MEQSVSGLKLKKKTAYKKEKIYIATLKKVLKNKLAVAGCIIILAQVLMAIFAPFIVIHDPVKQNLSASELPMFSEGHWLGTDNYGRDVWSRIVYGARVSLVVGIAAVTLGLIGGVTLGLLGGYYRKLDGVIMRIVDLLFSFPGILLAMLIIAVLGTSLVNVAIAISIWSIPTCARIVRGSVLSIKEKEYIMAMKSMGASDIRIMLKHILPNAFAPIIVFATMRMATAILSTASLSYLGLGAQPPTPEWGAMISQGQSFMWTSPHLTIIPGIAIMLTVFAFNVVGDGLRDALDPNMDIH from the coding sequence ATGGAGCAATCTGTTAGCGGATTGAAATTAAAAAAGAAAACAGCATACAAGAAAGAGAAAATTTATATTGCCACGCTAAAAAAAGTATTAAAAAATAAATTGGCTGTGGCTGGTTGTATTATTATTCTAGCTCAGGTATTGATGGCAATATTTGCGCCGTTTATCGTTATTCACGATCCGGTCAAGCAGAATCTATCGGCAAGCGAACTTCCTATGTTCAGTGAAGGTCATTGGCTTGGAACTGATAATTATGGAAGAGATGTATGGAGTCGTATTGTTTATGGGGCCCGTGTTTCGCTAGTTGTAGGAATCGCTGCGGTGACTTTAGGCCTGATTGGTGGAGTAACGCTAGGGTTGTTAGGCGGTTACTATCGTAAACTTGACGGTGTTATTATGCGAATCGTGGATTTACTGTTCTCATTTCCAGGAATTCTGCTAGCGATGCTTATCATTGCAGTTCTCGGTACAAGTCTTGTAAATGTTGCAATTGCTATCAGTATTTGGTCTATACCGACGTGTGCTCGTATTGTTAGGGGATCCGTCTTATCGATTAAAGAAAAAGAATATATTATGGCTATGAAATCAATGGGTGCTTCCGACATTAGAATAATGCTAAAACATATATTGCCTAATGCGTTCGCCCCAATCATTGTTTTTGCCACAATGAGAATGGCCACGGCAATCCTATCAACCGCTTCACTTAGTTATTTGGGATTGGGGGCTCAACCACCGACGCCTGAATGGGGAGCGATGATTTCGCAGGGGCAAAGTTTTATGTGGACATCTCCACATCTGACGATTATTCCTGGTATTGCAATTATGTTAACTGTATTTGCTTTCAATGTTGTTGGTGATGGTTTAAGAGATGCGTTAGATCCGAACATGGATATTCACTAA
- a CDS encoding Lrp/AsnC family transcriptional regulator, whose product MDVTDKRIIELLIDNGRLSYVDIGKELNLSRVAVRERIHNLQEDGTIERFTVVVNSEKVGKGVSAFFEVDCEPSSLVSVAEALADISSVASCYQMTGPSTLHMHVLVDDFTDLEKFINEELYALDGITRVESHILLRRFKSRSGLKL is encoded by the coding sequence ATGGATGTGACTGATAAAAGAATTATCGAACTACTCATAGATAATGGACGGCTCTCTTATGTAGATATAGGTAAAGAACTTAACTTGTCACGTGTTGCAGTACGGGAAAGAATTCATAATCTTCAAGAGGATGGTACTATCGAGCGTTTTACAGTTGTAGTGAATAGCGAAAAAGTGGGAAAGGGTGTTTCGGCATTCTTCGAGGTAGACTGTGAACCATCGTCTTTAGTGAGTGTAGCAGAGGCACTCGCAGATATTTCTTCTGTTGCGAGCTGCTATCAAATGACAGGTCCATCAACACTTCATATGCATGTGTTGGTTGATGATTTTACGGATTTAGAAAAGTTTATCAACGAAGAATTATATGCACTAGATGGAATAACGAGAGTAGAAAGTCATATATTACTTCGACGCTTTAAGAGTCGATCCGGTTTGAAATTGTGA
- a CDS encoding flavodoxin family protein, whose translation MRPLKALILNASLKSSEEESNTEALAKKVCQIYDNENIVAEVVRLADYAISYGMSPDMGDGDEWPQVFEKVKEADILIIGTPLWLGEKSSIATLAIERLYGSSGETNDKGQAIYYNKVGGVVVTGNEDGAKHAAASILYGLSHIGFVIPPNVDTYWVGEAGPGPSYIAAGQTNDFTKKHVELLAYNTIHLARMLKEHPIPAQGNLLDS comes from the coding sequence ATGCGCCCGTTGAAAGCACTAATTTTGAATGCGTCGTTGAAAAGTTCGGAGGAGGAATCGAATACGGAGGCACTTGCGAAGAAGGTCTGCCAAATTTATGACAATGAAAATATTGTGGCAGAGGTCGTTAGACTGGCAGATTACGCGATCTCCTATGGAATGAGTCCTGATATGGGAGATGGCGATGAGTGGCCACAAGTATTTGAAAAGGTCAAAGAAGCGGATATTCTTATTATTGGGACTCCGCTTTGGCTTGGGGAAAAAAGTAGTATTGCAACGCTTGCCATTGAAAGATTGTATGGAAGCAGCGGGGAGACAAATGATAAAGGACAAGCCATTTATTATAATAAAGTAGGCGGTGTTGTTGTAACAGGTAACGAAGACGGAGCAAAGCATGCCGCCGCTTCCATTCTTTATGGGTTATCGCATATTGGGTTTGTCATTCCTCCGAATGTCGATACATATTGGGTTGGAGAAGCAGGACCAGGACCATCTTATATCGCCGCAGGGCAAACAAATGATTTCACAAAAAAGCATGTTGAATTGCTTGCTTATAATACGATCCATCTAGCTAGAATGCTGAAAGAACATCCAATTCCGGCACAAGGGAATTTGCTTGATAGCTGA
- a CDS encoding ABC transporter ATP-binding protein encodes MKETLLEVKNLVTVFRTKEGTLPAVRDVSFSINKGETLCIVGESGCGKSITSLSVMGLLPSNGNISSGEILLGGKPIHNLHPEELRKIRGNQMSMIFQEPMTALNPVLTIGFQLTEPLMLHQKLTKKQAYEQGIKLLEQVGMPYAEKRIRQYPHELSGGMRQRVMIAIALSCGPQLLIADEPTTALDVTIQAQILDLIKELKEKLDMGIMMITHDMGVVAEVADKVMVMYAGQKVEEALVGEIFDNPKHPYTIGLLNSVPDIDNPDFELEAIPGTLPSLSEEISGCRFHPRCKFAMDKCRIESPPEFKVSNGHTVSCWLQEEVGLYGSGNEVHRTELARSASGIEGSEKILSN; translated from the coding sequence ATGAAGGAGACATTGCTTGAGGTGAAAAATCTAGTCACTGTTTTCCGGACGAAGGAAGGAACGCTTCCTGCTGTTCGGGACGTCTCCTTTTCTATAAATAAAGGGGAGACATTGTGTATTGTGGGAGAATCCGGATGCGGGAAAAGTATCACGTCTCTATCGGTAATGGGATTACTTCCTTCTAACGGCAACATATCGTCGGGTGAGATTTTACTGGGTGGTAAACCGATTCATAATCTACACCCTGAAGAGTTGAGAAAGATACGGGGTAATCAGATGTCGATGATTTTTCAGGAACCAATGACCGCCCTTAACCCAGTACTTACAATTGGCTTTCAACTAACTGAACCACTAATGCTTCATCAAAAATTAACAAAAAAACAGGCGTATGAACAAGGTATTAAGTTACTGGAACAAGTAGGTATGCCATACGCTGAAAAAAGAATTAGGCAGTATCCACATGAACTGAGTGGCGGGATGCGACAACGCGTAATGATTGCTATTGCTCTTTCATGTGGTCCTCAGTTGCTCATTGCGGATGAGCCAACAACCGCACTTGATGTAACGATACAAGCTCAAATTCTTGATCTGATTAAAGAGTTGAAAGAAAAACTCGATATGGGAATCATGATGATTACGCATGACATGGGGGTTGTTGCGGAAGTCGCAGATAAGGTGATGGTCATGTATGCAGGACAGAAAGTAGAAGAAGCGCTTGTCGGAGAAATTTTCGACAACCCGAAACATCCATATACTATCGGCCTTCTCAATTCAGTACCAGATATTGATAATCCGGATTTTGAACTTGAAGCGATTCCGGGAACTTTACCAAGTCTGAGCGAAGAAATATCAGGTTGTCGTTTCCATCCTCGATGTAAATTTGCCATGGATAAATGCCGGATTGAATCCCCGCCTGAATTTAAAGTTTCGAATGGTCATACAGTTAGTTGCTGGTTACAAGAGGAGGTCGGACTTTATGGTAGTGGAAATGAAGTACACAGAACAGAACTCGCCAGAAGTGCTAGTGGAATTGAGGGGAGTGAAAAAATACTTTCCAATTAA
- a CDS encoding dimethylarginine dimethylaminohydrolase family protein, protein MNSPIENSDTTKCNTEYDTLRRVILCQPKFMAIEEVINDVQKEYEDENINVELAMKQHKQFEELLKEHGVEVIKLPSSKKFPEQVFTRDIGFTVGDDIFVSEMASDIRKGEEEALEEWLEDEDISFQTTTDHVEGGDVIVDRGTLFVGISSRTSIEAAEKLKDDLPDYTIIPVPFDEKYLHLDCVFNILSPEVGLIFSKAFDPSIVDMLTATYKLIEVSEEEQFTMGTNVLSIGDKKVFSLPQNKQVNAQIRAHGFEVIEVEFDEIIKSGGSFRCCSMPVNRE, encoded by the coding sequence ATGAATTCCCCTATAGAAAATTCAGACACTACAAAATGCAATACAGAGTATGATACGCTACGCCGTGTAATCCTATGCCAGCCTAAGTTTATGGCTATTGAAGAAGTGATTAACGACGTACAGAAAGAATACGAAGATGAAAATATAAATGTTGAATTGGCAATGAAACAACATAAGCAATTTGAAGAACTCCTCAAAGAACACGGAGTTGAAGTCATCAAACTGCCATCATCCAAAAAATTTCCGGAACAAGTCTTCACAAGGGATATCGGATTTACTGTAGGAGATGACATTTTTGTCTCCGAAATGGCAAGCGATATTCGTAAAGGGGAAGAAGAAGCACTCGAGGAATGGCTTGAAGACGAGGATATTTCATTCCAAACCACAACTGATCATGTAGAGGGTGGAGACGTCATCGTCGATCGCGGCACATTGTTTGTTGGCATTAGTAGCCGGACATCCATAGAAGCAGCTGAAAAGTTAAAAGATGATCTTCCAGATTACACGATTATTCCTGTTCCTTTCGATGAAAAATACCTGCATCTAGACTGCGTATTTAACATCCTATCACCTGAAGTAGGACTGATTTTCTCGAAAGCATTTGATCCAAGCATTGTCGATATGCTGACAGCAACATACAAGCTCATTGAGGTTTCCGAAGAAGAACAATTCACAATGGGTACCAATGTCTTGTCAATCGGCGATAAAAAAGTATTCAGTCTGCCTCAAAACAAACAAGTCAATGCACAAATACGTGCGCACGGATTCGAAGTTATTGAAGTCGAATTCGATGAAATCATTAAATCCGGTGGCTCTTTTAGGTGTTGCTCGATGCCAGTCAATAGGGAATAG
- a CDS encoding DUF4183 domain-containing protein gives MERHKKCKKVVRMIDYKNYSKKIVCQTPIEVIPTNNSEFSIIPNVKRYFYIPVANINVTNGVTIPANLFYNDDGSSTIEFMNFIPNGYANLYINALMQEGGMYEVSTNSLTISPANAIIYARTPIIVELLSFSTKLI, from the coding sequence ATGGAGAGACATAAAAAGTGTAAAAAAGTAGTAAGAATGATTGATTACAAAAACTATAGCAAAAAGATTGTATGCCAGACACCTATAGAAGTTATCCCAACAAATAACTCTGAATTTAGTATCATACCGAATGTGAAAAGATATTTTTATATCCCAGTAGCTAATATTAATGTGACTAACGGGGTAACTATTCCAGCAAATCTATTTTATAACGATGATGGGAGTTCAACGATTGAATTTATGAATTTCATCCCAAATGGCTATGCTAATTTATACATTAATGCATTAATGCAAGAAGGTGGAATGTATGAAGTGAGTACGAATAGCCTAACGATTAGCCCGGCTAATGCCATAATTTATGCGCGTACGCCCATTATTGTTGAATTGCTTTCATTTTCGACTAAACTAATTTAG
- a CDS encoding ABC transporter substrate-binding protein gives MKKNSLLIIIFSLLLMLAACSEGESSEKEKGNGNKGGEKSIIFATTSDVVGLSPILMNDSVSANATEHLYEQLFKLNGDTMEIEPLLAESYENPDELTWTIKLKKDISFHDGTPFNAEAVKYTFEKLRDPATAAPRASLMEPIDTITVIDEHTIEIKTLYPYGPFLATLSHTNAAIVSPTADQKQDLMREPVGTGPYKFVSWTPGDQVVMAANEDYWGGKPEMDKFTIKVVPEISTAISMLQAGEVQFIDNLPTEQIERLEGMGNINIEKKEGTTIYYLTFNHAKDRNKDPDFRKAVASAIDRDAFISKLNGLGVRSDSILGPKVFGYDESADKAGTPYDVEAAKALVEKNGYGKEPIKLLTANRSNFILMAEIVQAQLTEAGFKVQIESMEWATFLDTARAGEYDLTFLSWANVTADGSEMFYPNFHSDNVGSSNRSHYSNAEFDKLVDASRSTIDQDERKNYLEQANKLMLDEDVAVVMNHGFVTAALNKEYSGLQLDPNGKWYITDVTRK, from the coding sequence ATGAAGAAAAACTCACTACTTATAATTATTTTTAGCTTGTTATTGATGCTCGCGGCATGTTCTGAGGGGGAATCTTCAGAAAAGGAAAAAGGAAATGGTAATAAGGGCGGTGAAAAGTCTATTATTTTTGCAACAACAAGTGATGTCGTTGGACTTTCACCTATATTAATGAATGACTCTGTATCTGCTAATGCTACTGAACATCTATATGAACAACTATTTAAGTTAAACGGAGATACAATGGAAATTGAACCGCTACTAGCTGAGTCCTATGAAAATCCGGACGAACTCACTTGGACTATCAAGCTTAAAAAGGATATTAGTTTCCATGACGGTACACCATTTAATGCGGAAGCAGTGAAATATACTTTTGAAAAACTGCGTGACCCTGCCACAGCTGCCCCACGTGCTTCGCTAATGGAACCAATTGATACGATTACTGTTATTGATGAACATACTATTGAAATAAAAACGCTTTATCCGTATGGACCATTCCTGGCAACGCTATCCCATACTAACGCAGCTATTGTAAGTCCTACAGCTGATCAAAAACAAGACCTAATGAGAGAACCAGTAGGGACAGGGCCATATAAATTCGTAAGTTGGACGCCTGGCGATCAGGTTGTAATGGCGGCTAATGAAGACTACTGGGGTGGGAAACCCGAAATGGATAAATTCACAATAAAAGTTGTTCCTGAAATTTCTACAGCTATTTCCATGCTACAAGCAGGGGAAGTTCAATTCATCGATAATCTTCCAACAGAGCAAATTGAACGTCTGGAAGGGATGGGAAATATTAATATCGAGAAAAAAGAAGGAACCACAATTTACTATCTTACATTCAACCATGCGAAGGATCGTAACAAAGATCCTGATTTTAGAAAAGCAGTAGCGAGCGCGATTGACCGTGATGCATTTATCTCCAAATTGAATGGACTTGGAGTTCGCAGTGATAGTATCCTTGGGCCAAAAGTTTTCGGCTATGATGAATCAGCTGATAAAGCGGGGACTCCATATGATGTGGAGGCAGCTAAAGCACTTGTTGAAAAGAATGGATACGGTAAAGAGCCAATCAAGTTACTGACGGCGAACCGTTCTAACTTCATTCTTATGGCTGAAATCGTACAAGCTCAATTAACGGAAGCAGGTTTCAAAGTTCAAATTGAATCGATGGAGTGGGCAACTTTCCTGGATACAGCAAGAGCGGGAGAATATGATCTGACATTTTTGAGCTGGGCAAACGTAACAGCTGATGGATCTGAAATGTTCTATCCGAACTTCCATAGTGATAACGTTGGTTCTTCTAACCGTTCTCATTACAGTAACGCTGAATTCGATAAGCTTGTGGATGCTTCAAGAAGCACAATTGATCAGGATGAGCGTAAAAATTATTTAGAGCAGGCAAATAAACTAATGCTCGATGAAGACGTAGCCGTCGTTATGAATCATGGATTTGTTACAGCAGCATTAAATAAAGAATACTCTGGTCTGCAACTCGATCCAAATGGAAAATGGTATATCACTGACGTTACTAGAAAGTAG
- a CDS encoding serine hydrolase, which yields MNIYAWFGLTAVVVLALLPLLSKKSRTKMEIRKALLNVAVVFGIIIAVLVFNVNYLFALLVAFFIFILFDKKTYTKKRLIIYGSIILVIGIAGFAILRDNPEYVLNHLKDNPQTTSLYLAENSVELITYQSDVVRPLASTVKILIAAEYAMQIDAGQLNKDSSVPLADLNRYYLKNSDGGAHEEWLKAMQSEDKIKNNEVTLHDVAKGMATYSSNANTDYLIDLLGISAINERAKALGLAQHEDVYPIVSALLIPDHIKSESMDKKQLIKNLEAMSMEEYRTLAEELSEQMKEKTIRIEDVTFDSSMDEQKVWSDRLIGASANDYGKLLAAISNDQLPTTASETIRDLLEWPLQLNESNHDRFVHLGAKGGSTAFILNDALYAENHNGDKIEIVLMTDELNFWQGMLVRKNMNSFESKLLGSEDFRLEVQRELMGV from the coding sequence ATGAACATTTACGCGTGGTTTGGGTTAACGGCAGTTGTTGTCCTCGCACTATTACCTTTGTTAAGTAAAAAGTCCCGTACAAAAATGGAGATACGGAAAGCATTATTGAATGTGGCTGTTGTATTCGGGATTATCATTGCGGTACTAGTATTTAACGTGAATTATTTATTTGCCTTACTGGTCGCGTTCTTTATCTTTATATTGTTCGATAAAAAAACGTATACGAAAAAGCGGTTGATTATCTATGGATCAATTATTTTAGTTATAGGAATCGCGGGCTTCGCCATATTGAGAGACAATCCGGAGTATGTCTTAAACCATCTGAAGGACAATCCACAAACGACATCCCTGTACCTAGCTGAAAACAGTGTGGAATTGATCACGTACCAATCGGATGTAGTGCGACCGCTGGCAAGTACCGTGAAGATACTGATTGCTGCCGAATACGCTATGCAAATCGATGCAGGCCAGCTGAACAAAGACAGTTCCGTACCGCTTGCGGATTTAAACCGCTACTACTTAAAAAACTCGGATGGCGGGGCTCATGAAGAGTGGTTAAAAGCGATGCAAAGTGAAGACAAAATCAAAAATAACGAAGTGACATTGCATGATGTCGCAAAAGGGATGGCCACCTATAGCTCCAACGCCAACACGGACTACCTAATCGACCTGCTCGGAATATCTGCCATCAATGAGCGTGCAAAAGCCCTCGGATTAGCACAGCATGAGGACGTCTATCCGATTGTTAGCGCGCTCTTAATTCCAGATCATATAAAAAGCGAATCGATGGATAAGAAGCAATTGATCAAAAATCTCGAGGCCATGTCGATGGAAGAATATCGTACATTAGCTGAAGAACTAAGTGAACAAATGAAAGAGAAAACCATCAGAATTGAAGATGTAACATTTGATTCGTCTATGGACGAACAAAAAGTGTGGTCAGATCGCTTAATTGGTGCATCCGCGAATGATTACGGAAAGTTACTGGCCGCGATTTCGAATGACCAACTCCCGACGACAGCCTCTGAAACCATAAGAGACTTACTCGAATGGCCATTGCAGCTAAACGAAAGCAATCACGACCGCTTTGTCCATCTAGGCGCAAAGGGCGGATCAACCGCATTCATACTGAACGACGCATTGTATGCCGAAAATCACAATGGGGATAAAATCGAAATCGTCCTCATGACAGACGAACTGAACTTCTGGCAAGGAATGCTCGTCAGAAAAAACATGAATTCATTCGAATCGAAGTTACTTGGAAGTGAGGATTTCCGACTGGAGGTTCAAAGGGAACTCATGGGGGTGTAA
- a CDS encoding FAD-dependent oxidoreductase has product MKKFDAIIIGFGKGGKTLAAMLAKEGQRVAMIEKSAEMYGGTCINIACIPTKSLVFQSNNRKYSEVPKMKFYKEAIEEKDYLTSFLRDKNFHMLDDLEKVTVFTGVASFLDDDKIQVKTANEQFELTADKFFINTGSSPITPPIEGLEGADFVYNSTTLQQLDTLPEKLVIIGGGYIGLEFASIYASFGSEVTVIDHSPEFLRNDDRDIAEEVKKVLEAKNITFVVDSSVESIENLDGGVVVSYKTGDADHAEAYGNAVLLATGRKPNIAGLGLENTSVEVNDRGAIVVDDSLKTNAKNIWALGDVNGGPQFTYISLDDFRIIKDQLVGDGTYTRKARSNVPYSVFIDPVLSQVGLNEKTAKEKGIAYKVVTLPAAAIPRARIVKQTDGLLKALVDPDTKEILGCTLFCAESSEMINTVRIAMEAKLPYTFLRDAIFTHPSMSEALNDLFSKVE; this is encoded by the coding sequence ATGAAGAAATTTGATGCAATTATTATTGGATTTGGTAAAGGTGGAAAGACATTGGCGGCAATGCTGGCGAAAGAAGGTCAGCGCGTTGCAATGATTGAAAAGTCGGCAGAAATGTATGGTGGAACGTGCATCAACATTGCTTGTATTCCAACGAAATCACTCGTTTTTCAATCTAATAATCGTAAATACTCAGAAGTACCTAAAATGAAATTTTATAAAGAAGCGATTGAAGAAAAAGATTATTTAACCTCATTTTTGCGCGATAAGAATTTTCATATGCTAGATGACCTTGAAAAGGTTACGGTCTTTACAGGAGTCGCTTCCTTTTTAGACGATGATAAGATCCAAGTGAAAACTGCCAATGAACAATTCGAGTTAACAGCGGATAAATTCTTTATTAACACAGGTTCTTCCCCTATCACTCCGCCAATTGAGGGATTAGAGGGGGCTGATTTCGTTTATAACTCGACTACTTTACAACAATTAGATACACTTCCTGAAAAGTTGGTCATCATTGGTGGAGGTTATATTGGTCTGGAGTTTGCTTCGATTTATGCGAGCTTTGGTTCAGAGGTGACGGTTATTGACCATTCACCTGAGTTTTTACGGAATGATGATCGTGATATTGCAGAAGAAGTGAAAAAAGTGCTTGAGGCAAAAAATATTACGTTTGTAGTAGACAGCAGCGTTGAGTCAATTGAAAATCTTGATGGTGGTGTGGTTGTTTCTTATAAGACGGGTGACGCTGATCATGCGGAAGCTTACGGAAATGCAGTTTTACTGGCTACAGGCAGAAAGCCAAACATTGCAGGATTAGGTCTCGAAAACACTTCTGTAGAAGTAAATGATAGAGGCGCAATTGTGGTTGACGATTCATTAAAAACAAACGCTAAAAACATTTGGGCATTGGGTGATGTGAATGGTGGACCACAGTTTACTTATATTTCACTAGATGATTTCCGTATTATCAAAGACCAATTAGTTGGCGATGGTACCTACACGAGGAAAGCCCGAAGCAACGTACCCTACTCTGTTTTCATCGATCCGGTTTTATCGCAGGTAGGGTTGAATGAAAAAACGGCTAAAGAAAAAGGGATTGCCTACAAAGTGGTCACACTTCCAGCAGCCGCGATTCCTCGTGCCCGTATCGTGAAACAAACGGACGGATTATTGAAAGCCCTTGTAGATCCAGACACCAAAGAGATTTTAGGTTGCACGCTATTTTGTGCTGAATCCAGTGAGATGATCAATACAGTACGGATTGCGATGGAAGCAAAATTGCCGTATACATTTTTGCGGGATGCCATTTTCACACATCCGTCGATGAGTGAGGCGCTGAATGATTTGTTTTCTAAAGTGGAATAG
- the nikB gene encoding nickel ABC transporter permease, with protein sequence MIALIVRRAFELIFLLFGISFLVFSSMHIAPGDPASMIGGPTATESDLAAIRTNLGLDDPFLVQYGRYVKDAVQGDFGYSYQTKQPVSEAIAVRFPNTLKLAIASMIIAVIIGISAGLISALRHNSWLDVSSTTFALAGISIPNFWLGALLILVFAVNFQILPVGGLSSPFYTWQGIKELILPAITLGTGSAAMIARMTRSSMLEVIRADYVRTARAKGVKERNVIWIHTLKNAMIPVITIIGLNFGFLLGGTIITEKVFAINGIGRLMIDAIASRDFPMVQGSVLLVATLFVIVNLIVDIIYTFIDPRIKYD encoded by the coding sequence ATGATTGCATTAATTGTACGTAGGGCCTTTGAACTTATATTCCTTCTATTTGGAATTTCTTTTCTCGTTTTTTCTTCAATGCACATCGCACCAGGCGATCCGGCATCGATGATTGGAGGACCTACTGCTACTGAGTCTGATTTGGCTGCAATAAGAACTAATTTAGGTCTCGATGATCCATTTCTAGTGCAATACGGAAGATATGTAAAGGATGCAGTACAGGGTGATTTTGGCTACTCATACCAAACAAAACAGCCGGTATCAGAGGCTATTGCAGTGCGATTTCCAAATACGCTCAAATTAGCTATTGCGAGTATGATAATTGCTGTTATTATCGGCATCTCCGCGGGGCTCATTTCAGCACTACGACACAATTCTTGGCTCGATGTATCGTCGACCACTTTCGCACTCGCGGGAATATCCATTCCGAATTTTTGGCTAGGTGCATTACTTATTCTTGTATTTGCAGTAAATTTTCAAATATTGCCAGTAGGGGGTCTATCGAGTCCCTTTTATACATGGCAGGGCATAAAAGAACTAATTTTACCGGCTATAACCCTTGGAACTGGTTCGGCAGCGATGATCGCTCGAATGACACGTTCTTCAATGCTTGAAGTCATACGTGCAGACTATGTGAGGACTGCAAGGGCGAAAGGAGTAAAAGAACGTAATGTAATCTGGATTCATACATTGAAAAACGCAATGATTCCGGTAATAACAATTATCGGACTGAACTTTGGATTTTTGCTGGGTGGGACAATCATCACAGAGAAGGTATTTGCTATAAATGGTATTGGACGTCTAATGATTGATGCCATAGCTTCAAGAGATTTTCCGATGGTTCAAGGGTCGGTATTACTCGTCGCAACATTGTTTGTTATTGTGAACTTGATTGTTGACATTATTTATACGTTTATTGATCCGCGAATCAAATACGATTGA